The Sesamum indicum cultivar Zhongzhi No. 13 linkage group LG1, S_indicum_v1.0, whole genome shotgun sequence genome includes a window with the following:
- the LOC105157416 gene encoding ethylene-responsive transcription factor ERF027, translating to MYLYMADSPHSMHKPFTTFPPPPPPHAASPEDQCPHVQTSVKRAKKVNRSSKISPAISTGGSTSRPTTGKHPIYRGIRSRSGKWVSEIREPRKTTRIWLGTYPSPEMAAAAYDVAALALKGSDAVLNFPDHVGSYPVPSSPSPLDIRRAAAGAAELMRDEDGRDYRKDETVGNAESMISGDDEFIDEEALFHMPNLLMDMAEGMLLSPPRMGSPPPWDESPANFDGERLWSYF from the coding sequence ATGTATCTATATATGGCTGACTCTCCACACTCTATGCATAAACCCTTTACCACTTTTCCACCACCTCCTCCACCGCACGCGGCGTCGCCGGAGGATCAATGTCCTCATGTTCAAACTAGTGTTAAGAGGGCCAAGAAGGTTAATAGAAGCAGCAAAATCAGCCCCGCCATCTCGACGGGAGGTTCAACCAGCCGGCCCACCACCGGAAAGCACCCTATATACAGGGGAATAAGGAGCCGCAGCGGCAAATGGGTGTCGGAGATTCGTGAGCCGAGAAAGACTACACGTATATGGCTAGGCACCTACCCCTCGCCGGAGATGGCTGCTGCTGCCTACGATGTGGCGGCGCTGGCCCTCAAAGGTAGTGATGCTGTTTTGAACTTCCCGGATCATGTAGGTTCGTACCCGGTCCCGTCTTCACCTTCGCCGCTGGATATCCGCAGAGCAGCCGCGGGAGCGGCGGAGCTGATGAGGGACGAGGATGGCCGCGATTATAGGAAGGACGAAACGGTGGGTAATGCGGAAAGTATGATCAGCGGGGATGATGAGTTCATAGATGAGGAGGCATTGTTTCATATGCCTAATTTGCTGATGGACATGGCGGAGGGAATGCTCCTCAGCCCGCCGAGAATGGGGTCACCGCCGCCGTGGGATGAGTCGCCGGCGAACTTTGACGGTGAACGGCTGTGGAGCTACTTCTGA